The Pleurodeles waltl isolate 20211129_DDA chromosome 7, aPleWal1.hap1.20221129, whole genome shotgun sequence genome contains the following window.
TACTAAAACACCTGACGATGTTGGCCAACCGTACAGAGAATATAAGTATGTTAATGTAGAGCATGTAAAAGGTGGGTTCTTTAAAATATTTCAAGACATGGTGACTTTCATTTTACGGAATGCTGCACACTATAATGTGGTATTTCAACATGTAGATGTCTGTGCAACAATCCAAGCATCAAGTACAGACTGTGAACCAGGAATCAGCTGCATGAACACTATTAAGTATAAATTGATAAATAGACTGGAGGGAAATCACCTGGAAATGCTGATGAGGCAAAGTAGAACTTTGTAGAGTTTATCAGTACTGGAAGAATGGTAAGGGTGGGTGAAAGAAGCAAATATGTGACACACCTAGTACTGTCACTTGACATGTCTGAACCACCCATTCCACAGTCTATGTTTGGCCTTGATGTGCacattccacacacctcacaggagCAGTGAAAATCTTATCATGGTGCTATCTTCTGGGTCCTAGCCTCTTCTAAACTGAGGGTATAGGTGCAACTAGAGTAAACAATTCATGTCACGAtggataaagatatttctccccagcCTGTCACTCTTATGCCATCCCTGAGGTGGTATAGGAATGTGACTCATTCCCAGACTAGTAAATCTTCGtgttccatgggtgctgtgtgtgtaCACCCCATGCAATTCGCATTGCAAGcctctttcatgcagtgttatacaTGAAAGAGGTCCGTATTtacgaggccatgaaaaaccatgcaaggtggctttgtgtggccttgcacATAGGGAGTGGCACAATGTACCagaggaatataaaaaaaaaagacttgggtggcgcagtgtgctgctagggcctcgtaaatgaggcccttgatttCAGAATTGTTaagaattgtattttattttagtaaTGACTGAAATAATGATAGCATTTAGCAATTGTATCAGAAGAGGTTACGGGtttcttttagaaatggggtctttgattggcagtcaggttaccccctgtccaaacaaggactctcactatagtcagggtaaaagagactcaccctcagttaatcaccgctcacacccttggtaacTTAGTACGAGCAGGCaaacttaacttcagaagcaatgtgtaaagtatttgtaccaacccacgcagtaactcagtgaaaacacttcaaaattacacaaaggtttagaaaaatatttatctaaacaaaacaagcccaaaacatcagaaattcaacatacacaagagaAGATATgatttaaagaataagagtcttagggggtcattacaacctcggcggtcttgcaagaagaccgccgaggctgcaggagacagaatacctccattgccggtggtattcctggctccctataatgacatttccgctgggccagcggacggtaacagtgttaccgtccgctggcccagcggaaatgtcacatcaacattgctgccggctcgtaatagagccggtggcaatgctgatgtgcagcgggtgcagtagaacctgtcgcgcttttcactgcccgaaattcggacagtgaaatgtgcgatggggctatgcctgggggcccctgcactgcccatgccaagtgcatgggcagtgcaggggcccccaggggcaccccaagtccccttaccgccagcctttccatggcggtgtgtaccgccacggacaggctggcgggccggggctcataatccccagggcagcggtgcttgcaccgctgccctggggattatgaccgccaggcagaaaccTGCCGgtaaattggaggggccggcggcatGGCCCTGGcttttgcgccatggtcataattgctggcggaacaccgccagcctgttggcggtgttaccgccaccttaccgccggccgccaggatcgtaatgacccccttgatccattagaaaacagtgagaatgcttttGTTATACAAAGTACCAGGGTAGCGTAAAACATAAAGCGGCACAGgtgagcatgcgtcagaaaaggATAGCAAtgggttgattccttacttgcaaatgAGATCAtgcatcgtttccttctctggtcaggtcggctATGCATTGCTTTTCTTCCTTGCAaggcagtgatgcattgatttccagacagggcacctcgaatTCGAGCAGAGTCGGGTTGACGCCCAGGAACTATTCGTGGAAAATCTGgtcacacagtatcagaaaaccacgttgcatggagtttgcatcattctcagcctccattagcgggtgttgcatgttgtttctccagccacgttgcatcgaacttccagccgtgctgcaggtggagcgttgacttCATCCAGACAAATATGTGTTCTCCTATTTTCCTCTTTTTAAATGTGCTGCATCCcgaagcacacataaaaagaggaaaatgccccacaggattgcttttgtgcaagaatGTGTCCATTTCTGCATAAATACTATAGTGGCTGTAACCCTCGCAtttttgcaccatgttgcaagggtattTGCATTGGTGCTTGGCAAGTCCAAGTCTGCCAGCACAGACAGAGAACATGAATGCATCAAACCATACTAGGTATGGAGCATTCCTGCAATATCCATTTGATGCAGCGTTGCaccaaatattgataaatctgcccctcaaaaTACAATCACAACTTCATTTCGAATTACATGCTCAAAAGGGTATTGTAAATAAGTGTGGGATATCATTCTATCTGTAAATTAAGCAAGGCATTTAAAAACAATCATTAAAAGTTACAATGAGTGTAACTGATAATATAGAGTGTTCATATATGTCAAAATCCCATGAAATCTCTTCATGGCATTAAAGAGCCATACAACTAAAACTGACTGTTCAAAAGGAGTGAGTGGAGAATGTTTTTTGTCAGAGTTAATACTGTTAATGTGTACAATACTGAattattttttctatttggacAACCTACACGCAATTATTATGTTTATATAAaggatcttgggccagatgtagcaacccgtttgcgagtcgcaaacggcgaaaatcgccgtttgcgagtcgcaaacgtgggtttggcatgcagaaatgcatattgcgagtcgttaccgactcacaatatgcatttccgactcgcaaataggaaggggtgttcccttcctatttgcgagtcgctgtgggatgcaataccatttgcgaccgcgtacgcggtcgcaaatggcatcgcagttaccatccacttcaagtggatggtaacccactcgcaaattggaaggggtccccatgggaccccttccagtttgtgactggaccccaaaatattttttcagggcagggagtggtccaagggaccactccctgccctgaaaaaatacagaaacaaaaggtttcggtttttttttcagtgcagctcgttttcctgtcaggaaaacgggctacacttaaaaaaaaaaaaaaaactgctttatttaaaagcaggtcgcgaacatggaggtctgctgacgtcagcaggcctccatgtcagcgagtgcccatactcgctatggggctgcaatttgcgacccacctcatgaatattcatgaggtgggtcattgcgaccccatagcgagttgcagtcggtgtctgagacaccgtactgcattgggaattgcgacttgcaatttgcgagtcgctccgactcgcaaattgcaagtcgcaattcccaactttcgtacatctggccccttgtgttaACTATATAAATTAAAATATTGCAAAGGTAGTGGTTCAGAATGCCTCTACCTACAGCTTTGTCATTAATgtcctttctgtcaccaaataatgGGTTCAGCAATTTCAGTATATACTGTTGGACTTTCCTATATGACTATCAATTTTGCATACATAATTTTGCTAAAATGACACTGCAGGAGAACACTACTTCTAAAGCATAATCACTGTGAAGCATGCAGATATTCAACTATTTTTTACTAAGCAAATACTTATTGAAAGCAAAATATAGTTATCCTAAGGAATGTACCTACAATGACAAACATTGTACACTATTTCCTTTTTCCAGTAGGTTTTACTTCATGGGAAATGTGAAGCCTGAATTATATTTTTGACTACTAATTCATAATAGTATCATTGACTATCATTTATAATAACTGGTATTGTTTGTCCAATTGCAGCCTGACTTCAAAAACAGCAGTATCCTGGAGGAAATGGAGGCAGAGAATTTGACCAGAGCAGACATCTTCCtgattgtggggttttcagaccttACCCAACTGCAAATACCTCTTTTTGTAATATTTCTCATGCTTTACACAGCCACTCTGTTTGGAAATGCTTTTGTCATGGCCATAGTGTATTCTAACTCTCAGTTGCACACACCAATGTATTTTTTCCTCTCAAATTTGTCCTTCATTGACATTTGTTATACCTCAAATATTTTTCCACAAATGCTGGCCCACTTCTTTCAAAAAGGAGCGTCTATTTCTTTCACAGAATGTctgattcaagcatatgttttcatgGCCATGGTGTCTTTAGAATTTATTCTTCTTGCAGTTATGGCTTATGATCGGTATGTGGCAATCTGCAATCCCTTACGATATACAACAATCATGAACAGAGTATTGTGTATCAAGTTAGCAAGTGGAACTTGGCTAGTTGGTTTCATGGATCCTGTGC
Protein-coding sequences here:
- the LOC138246774 gene encoding olfactory receptor 5V1-like, giving the protein MEAENLTRADIFLIVGFSDLTQLQIPLFVIFLMLYTATLFGNAFVMAIVYSNSQLHTPMYFFLSNLSFIDICYTSNIFPQMLAHFFQKGASISFTECLIQAYVFMAMVSLEFILLAVMAYDRYVAICNPLRYTTIMNRVLCIKLASGTWLVGFMDPVPHTILISGLSFCASHEINHFFCDVTALLKLSCTNTHTIESMTYIVVAFLPIISFLLIITSYINIISAILKIQSVEGRQKAFSTCASHLTVVILFYGCVCITYARPTTTYLMQDNKIMSLSYTVFTPLCNPIIYCLRNKEFKNSLRLAKIRMLL